In one Musa acuminata AAA Group cultivar baxijiao chromosome BXJ2-5, Cavendish_Baxijiao_AAA, whole genome shotgun sequence genomic region, the following are encoded:
- the LOC135583953 gene encoding DNA mismatch repair protein MLH1-like isoform X2: MEVREPDGATVAMGEPVAAGAACVAEPPRIRRLDESVVNRIAAGEVIQRPVSAVKELVENSLDAGSTSISVVVKDGGLKLIQVSDNGHGIRSEDLPILCERHTTSKLSAYEDLQSIKSMGFRGEALASMTYVGHVTVTTITEGQLHGYRVSYRDGVMEHEPKPCAAVRGTQIMVENLFYNMIARRKTLQNANDDYAKIVDLISRFAIHNSSVSFSCRKHGVNRADVHTVTTLSKLDAIKTIYGISVARDLMEITVSDDNPSRSIFEMNGFISNANYTAKKTTMVLFINDRLVECTSLKRAVEVVYSSTLPKASRPFIYMSIKLPSEHVDVNIHPTKRVVSLLNQESLIETIQNAVESKLMTCNTTRTFQTQTVSCAPASNFTARKDTEISPSVSGTKSQKVPVNQMVRTDSRDPFGRLHAYWQDCPASQHEKKSDLASVRIAVRQRRNPRESADLTSIHELLNEIDQNIHPGLLEIVKNCTYIGLADEVFALLQHNTHLYLVNVVNVSKELMYQQVIRRFAHFNAIQLSEPAPLPELLILALKDEDLESGGDNDDELRKKIAELYVAFCLACQMNTELLKQKREMLEEYFCININQEGNLTRLPVILEQHTPDMDHIPEFLLSLANDVDWENEKECFQAISAVLGNFYAMHPPVLPNPAGDGIEFYKKINGKAASIDDADDHGQDDLDQELLAEAETAWAQREWNIQHVLFPSMRLFLKPPKSMATDGTFVQVASLEKLYKIFERC, translated from the exons ATGGAGGTCCGAGAACCGGACGGGGCGACGGTGGCGATGGGCGAGCCCGTAGCGGCGGGGGCCGCCTGCGTGGCCGAGCCGCCTCGGATCCGGCGGCTTGACGAGTCAGTGGTTAACCGGATTGCGGCTGGGGAGGTCATCCAGCGGCCGGTCTCGGCGGTGAAGGAGCTCGTGGAGAACAGCCTCGACGCAGGCTCCACCTCCATCTCCGTTGTCGTCAAGGACGGCGGCCTCAAGCTCATCCAGGTCTCCGATAATGGCCACGGCATCCGA TCTGAAGATCTTCCAATACTATGTGAAAGACACACCACGTCGAAATTATCTGCCTATGAGGACCTCCAGTCAATTAAATCCATGGGTTTTAGAGGAGAAGCTTTGGCCAGCATGACTTATGTTGGTCATGTGACAGTGACAACTATAACTGAGGGCCAGCTGCATGGTTATAG GGTTTCCTATAGAGATGGAGTAATGGAGCACGAACCCAAACCCTGTGCTGCAGTAAGAGGAACTCAGATAATG GTTGAGAACCTCTTCTATAATATGATTGCTCGTAGAAAAACTTTGCAGAATGCCAACGATGATTATGCAAAGATTGTTGACCTAATTAGTCGGTTTGCAATCCATAACAGCAGTGTGAGCTTTTCCTGCAGAAAG CATGGTGTTAATAGAGCAGATGTTCACACTGTTACTACTTTGTCAAAGCTTGATGCCATCAAAACCATATATGGTATTTCTGTTGCTCGTGATCTGATGGAGATAACTGTTTCGGATGACAATCCTTCTCGATCAATATTTGagatgaatggttttatttcaaaTGCAAATTACACAGCAAAGAAAACTACTATGGTTCTTTTCATAAATG ACAGGCTGGTTGAATGCACTTCCTTGAAGAGAGCTGTAGAAGTTGTATACTCATCAACTCTGCCAAAGGCATCTAGACCTTTCATTTATATGTCGATTAAACTTCCATCTGAGCATGTAGATGTGAATATCCATCCCACCAAAAGAGTG GTGAGCCTTTTGAATCAAGAGAGTCTTATTGAAACTATACAGAATGCTGTGGAGTCCAAATTGATGACTTGTAACACCACAAGGACATTCCAAACTCAG ACTGTAAGCTGTGCACCAGCAAGTAACTTTACTGCAAGAAAGGACACTGAGATCAGTCCTTCCGTTTCTG GGACAAAATCCCAGAAAGTGCCAGTAAATCAAATGGTTAGAACAGATTCTCGTGATCCTTTTGGTAGGTTGCATGCCTACTGGCAAGATTGTCCTGCTTCCCAGCATGAAAAGAAATCAGACCTGGCTTCTGTTAG AATTGCTGTAAGGCAAAGGAGGAACCCAAGGGAATCTGCAGATCTCACCAGCATCCATGAGCTTCTTAATGAAATCGATCAAAACATTCATCCAG GTCTCTTGGAAATTGTCAAAAATTGCACATATATTGGACTTGCTGATGAAGTTTTTGCACTACTTCAACATAATACTCATCTGTACCTTGTGAATGTGGTGAATGTTAG CAAAGAACTTATGTATCAACAAGTCATACGCCGCTTTGCCCATTTCAATGCCATCCAACTTAGTGAGCCAGCACCTTTACCAGAATTGTTAATTTTGGCATTAAAAGATGAAGACTTAGAATCTGGAGGTGACAATGATGATGAATTGAGAAAGAAGATAGCAGAG CTTTATGTTGCTTTCTGCCTTGCGTGTCAGATGAATACCGAGTTACTTAAACAAAAGCGTGAGATGCTTGAAGAGTATTTCTGCATAAATATAAATCAAGAGGGGAATTTGACGAGACTACCCGTGATACTTGAGCAGCATACTCCTGATATGGACCACATTCCAGAATTCTTGTTGAGTTTGGCTAATGAT GTTGATTGGGAGAATGAGAAAGAATGCTTCCAGGCAATATCTGCAGTTCTCGGTAACTTCTATGCCATGCATCCTCCTGTCCTGCCTAATCCAGCAGGCGATGGGATTGAATTCTACAAGAAAATTAACGGCAAAGCTGCGTCTATTGATGATGCAG atgatcatggacaagATGATCTTGACCAGGAGCTACTGGCTGAGGCAGAAACTGCCTGGGCCCAGCGTGAGTGGAACATTCAGCACGTATTATTCCCATCTATGAGACTGTTTCTCAAACCACCAAAATCAATGGCTACAGATGGAACTTTTGTTCAG
- the LOC135583953 gene encoding DNA mismatch repair protein MLH1-like isoform X5, whose product MEVREPDGATVAMGEPVAAGAACVAEPPRIRRLDESVVNRIAAGEVIQRPVSAVKELVENSLDAGSTSISVVVKDGGLKLIQVSDNGHGIRSEDLPILCERHTTSKLSAYEDLQSIKSMGFRGEALASMTYVGHVTVTTITEGQLHGYRVSYRDGVMEHEPKPCAAVRGTQIMVENLFYNMIARRKTLQNANDDYAKIVDLISRFAIHNSSVSFSCRKHGVNRADVHTVTTLSKLDAIKTIYGISVARDLMEITVSDDNPSRSIFEMNGFISNANYTAKKTTMVLFINDRLVECTSLKRAVEVVYSSTLPKASRPFIYMSIKLPSEHVDVNIHPTKRVVSLLNQESLIETIQNAVESKLMTCNTTRTFQTQTVLSSYIRIAVRQRRNPRESADLTSIHELLNEIDQNIHPGLLEIVKNCTYIGLADEVFALLQHNTHLYLVNVVNVSKELMYQQVIRRFAHFNAIQLSEPAPLPELLILALKDEDLESGGDNDDELRKKIAELYVAFCLACQMNTELLKQKREMLEEYFCININQEGNLTRLPVILEQHTPDMDHIPEFLLSLANDVDWENEKECFQAISAVLGNFYAMHPPVLPNPAGDGIEFYKKINGKAASIDDAGNELTGTDDHGQDDLDQELLAEAETAWAQREWNIQHVLFPSMRLFLKPPKSMATDGTFVQVASLEKLYKIFERC is encoded by the exons ATGGAGGTCCGAGAACCGGACGGGGCGACGGTGGCGATGGGCGAGCCCGTAGCGGCGGGGGCCGCCTGCGTGGCCGAGCCGCCTCGGATCCGGCGGCTTGACGAGTCAGTGGTTAACCGGATTGCGGCTGGGGAGGTCATCCAGCGGCCGGTCTCGGCGGTGAAGGAGCTCGTGGAGAACAGCCTCGACGCAGGCTCCACCTCCATCTCCGTTGTCGTCAAGGACGGCGGCCTCAAGCTCATCCAGGTCTCCGATAATGGCCACGGCATCCGA TCTGAAGATCTTCCAATACTATGTGAAAGACACACCACGTCGAAATTATCTGCCTATGAGGACCTCCAGTCAATTAAATCCATGGGTTTTAGAGGAGAAGCTTTGGCCAGCATGACTTATGTTGGTCATGTGACAGTGACAACTATAACTGAGGGCCAGCTGCATGGTTATAG GGTTTCCTATAGAGATGGAGTAATGGAGCACGAACCCAAACCCTGTGCTGCAGTAAGAGGAACTCAGATAATG GTTGAGAACCTCTTCTATAATATGATTGCTCGTAGAAAAACTTTGCAGAATGCCAACGATGATTATGCAAAGATTGTTGACCTAATTAGTCGGTTTGCAATCCATAACAGCAGTGTGAGCTTTTCCTGCAGAAAG CATGGTGTTAATAGAGCAGATGTTCACACTGTTACTACTTTGTCAAAGCTTGATGCCATCAAAACCATATATGGTATTTCTGTTGCTCGTGATCTGATGGAGATAACTGTTTCGGATGACAATCCTTCTCGATCAATATTTGagatgaatggttttatttcaaaTGCAAATTACACAGCAAAGAAAACTACTATGGTTCTTTTCATAAATG ACAGGCTGGTTGAATGCACTTCCTTGAAGAGAGCTGTAGAAGTTGTATACTCATCAACTCTGCCAAAGGCATCTAGACCTTTCATTTATATGTCGATTAAACTTCCATCTGAGCATGTAGATGTGAATATCCATCCCACCAAAAGAGTG GTGAGCCTTTTGAATCAAGAGAGTCTTATTGAAACTATACAGAATGCTGTGGAGTCCAAATTGATGACTTGTAACACCACAAGGACATTCCAAACTCAG ACTGTTCTATCCTCATACATAAGAATTGCTGTAAGGCAAAGGAGGAACCCAAGGGAATCTGCAGATCTCACCAGCATCCATGAGCTTCTTAATGAAATCGATCAAAACATTCATCCAG GTCTCTTGGAAATTGTCAAAAATTGCACATATATTGGACTTGCTGATGAAGTTTTTGCACTACTTCAACATAATACTCATCTGTACCTTGTGAATGTGGTGAATGTTAG CAAAGAACTTATGTATCAACAAGTCATACGCCGCTTTGCCCATTTCAATGCCATCCAACTTAGTGAGCCAGCACCTTTACCAGAATTGTTAATTTTGGCATTAAAAGATGAAGACTTAGAATCTGGAGGTGACAATGATGATGAATTGAGAAAGAAGATAGCAGAG CTTTATGTTGCTTTCTGCCTTGCGTGTCAGATGAATACCGAGTTACTTAAACAAAAGCGTGAGATGCTTGAAGAGTATTTCTGCATAAATATAAATCAAGAGGGGAATTTGACGAGACTACCCGTGATACTTGAGCAGCATACTCCTGATATGGACCACATTCCAGAATTCTTGTTGAGTTTGGCTAATGAT GTTGATTGGGAGAATGAGAAAGAATGCTTCCAGGCAATATCTGCAGTTCTCGGTAACTTCTATGCCATGCATCCTCCTGTCCTGCCTAATCCAGCAGGCGATGGGATTGAATTCTACAAGAAAATTAACGGCAAAGCTGCGTCTATTGATGATGCAGGTAATGAGTTGACTGGCACCG atgatcatggacaagATGATCTTGACCAGGAGCTACTGGCTGAGGCAGAAACTGCCTGGGCCCAGCGTGAGTGGAACATTCAGCACGTATTATTCCCATCTATGAGACTGTTTCTCAAACCACCAAAATCAATGGCTACAGATGGAACTTTTGTTCAG